The sequence below is a genomic window from Ruminiclostridium josui JCM 17888.
AAAGCTAGATATAAAGGAAGATACCTCTTGACTTTATTTAATTCAAGGGGCTCTCCTCCAGTACATAAAACATTCTTGCAATTATAGCTTTCTAGTATATTAACAACCTCGTTTGGTTTAAGTACCTGAATATCATTTCCAAATTCATTGTAACTATACTTAGTATCACAATAATTGCACCTCAAATTACAGCCAGCCACCCTTACAAATGTCATAACTGAGCCTGCAGTTATCCCCTCGCCGGAAACACTGTTAAATATCTCAATAATAGGTATCCTACTCTGTTCAAATTGCTGTAGATTCATACTTATACCTCTCTGGTAACTTCAGCAAAGCTTGTGGTAGTTTCCCATATTTTTATTTTGTCAACTACAATATCACTATCGGCAAATTCTTGAGTTAAATCATTAAAAAAACTTGCTGCCATTTCCTCAGCAGTAGGTCTATATTTAACTGTTGCAACTTTTTTGCCGCTGCTCTTTAATAATTCAGCTATCTGACGCTCTACAGGATCATTCGTATCACACCAGAACATAAAAGCATGATCTAAAGGCTCAATTATTTTTCTCTGAACTATTGCTTTAAGGTCAGAAAAGTCCATTACCATTCCATCTGAGTGAAGAGTGTCTTCAAGTACTCCTTTATTTCTTCTCGATATCTGAACCTGCATTCTATATGTATGACCATGTAGGTTACTGCACAATCCCCTGTGGTTTGATAACATATGCGCCATATCCCAAGAAAATTCTTTAGTTATTGATATTTTACCCAATCATTTCTCTCCTAACTTCTACATAATATTATATCTTCAATTTCTTCGCCTAAAGTCCTATATATTTTATCGGATCTTTTTCTCCAGCCTCTTTAAATGCCTTTAATCTCAGTGAACAACTGTCACACGTCCCGCAAGCCAATTCTTCCCCACGGTAACAAGTCCATGTAAGACCATAGTCTACTCCCAGGCTAATACCTAACTTTATTTCATCTGATTTAGTCATACTTACCAGAGGAGCATGAATTTTTATTTTCTTACCTTCTTCTACAGCACATACTGTACCTAAGTTAATAGCATTTTCCATAGCATCAATAAACTCTTGTCTACAATCCACATATCCCGAATAGTCAACCTCACTTACTCCAATAAATATATCTTGCGAACCGATTACCTCCGCATAAGATGCCGCAAAGGATAAAAATATCATATTTCGTGCAGGAACATACGTTATTGGA
It includes:
- a CDS encoding 6-pyruvoyl trahydropterin synthase family protein, encoding MGKISITKEFSWDMAHMLSNHRGLCSNLHGHTYRMQVQISRRNKGVLEDTLHSDGMVMDFSDLKAIVQRKIIEPLDHAFMFWCDTNDPVERQIAELLKSSGKKVATVKYRPTAEEMAASFFNDLTQEFADSDIVVDKIKIWETTTSFAEVTREV
- the queC gene encoding 7-cyano-7-deazaguanine synthase QueC, which encodes MKKAVVLLSGGMDSTTALYIAKSEGYEVYAISFNYGQRHYKELECAKIISEKAGVKEHIIVNTNMDAWGGSALTDTNISVPDSSTNKGKIPITYVPARNMIFLSFAASYAEVIGSQDIFIGVSEVDYSGYVDCRQEFIDAMENAINLGTVCAVEEGKKIKIHAPLVSMTKSDEIKLGISLGVDYGLTWTCYRGEELACGTCDSCSLRLKAFKEAGEKDPIKYIGL